aatgaacgtgttcgtttgttaattttaggcaacgaacaaaaacAAACGTTGACGAAACTAACATTCATGAatacaaatggaaacaaacgaacacaaacaaacgttcaTGAGCAGAATATATATATTACACTGACATTAAATATTTAATTtgtcagaattttgaagtatttaaataaaactaaaaacactaatgaactatggaacataaacaaacacgttacttaacgttcacgaacataaatgaacgaacatgaccTTTGTTCATATTAGTTCATTTAAATAAACGAATAAAATTTCttcgtgttcgtttatttaataaacgaacaaacacaatCGAACTTCCCGCAGAACGGTTCACAAattgttcgctgaacgtttggttcgtttgcagccctaaaaGTAGATACAAACTGGAAGAAAGGAAGCATTACCTTCAAGATAGGCACCGAGGCCCTCCAAAACAGTGGGATTAGCACGCATGACAGAAAGCGCTACATCTAGTGCGGATTGAAGCATCAACTTAACTTCCCCTTGAACAAGATCCACCAGATGCCCCTGTATCACATCATAAGCAAAAAGTTCTACGTCAAACTCGGTTTCAAAATAAAGTAATACAAAAGTCACAATTTAGAGAGGAAAAGAAACCTGGTCCTTTCCAAAACCTGATCCTCCGGAATCatccatgccaccatttgaaaGTGTTGCCATTGAGATGGGGCCAATGGTGCGATTGAGACCGTATTCAGCAATAGCTTTGTATGCCATGTCTGTGGCTCGACGTATGTCGTCAAGTGCACCTGTAGACACACGACCGGAGTAGATAATTTCTTCAGCAGCACGTCCTCCAAGAAGAGTAACCAAACGTCCCCGTAATTCATCCACAAAAAGCAAATATCTATCCTCGGTGGTTGGAGGAGTGTAAGTAAATCCCAACGCCCCTCCTGACCTAGGCAGTATGCTTAGCttctgattaaaaaaaaaaactaacgtcAATTATCAAGGTATGTTATGTATCTTGCAGCTGCAACATTTCTAACATCATACACAATCATATAGGTTGCATGATTGTTAACTCGATTACACTTATGAAAAAAACTGTATGCTCAAGATGTCTTACCTCGACTCTTGGTTGTCCTGCAAGAAGTTTGGAAACCGCGGTGCCTACTACTGCATGTCCAGCTTCGTGACGAGCAACCACTGCTTTCTCACTACCTTGTAACTTAGCTGTTTTCTTTTCAATACCCtgttaattattaaaaaaaagtgCATAAAAGATGTAAGAGAATGTTCTGGCATAAAAGAGCATTCAACAAATAATATCATgcatatataatatttttgacaCTGGTAAATCTAGCAACCAAAAGCATGCAGTGTGCATATATTAGTAACACTGTGTAGACTGTAGTGTAGAAAGATCGATAGAAGAAACTTACAGCAATTGAGCGTTCCACTGCATGGATGAAATCAATTTTCTCCACAACGACTTTATTTTGTCTCCCAGCCAACAAAGCTGCTTCATTTACCAAATTTGCAAGGTCCGCCCTGTATGCATAATAAAAGAAAAGGCATCAAGTGTTGGCAAAGAAAAAGAAACTGAATGGTGAAGATGGGTTTCACAAAACAAACTGTTTTTAGTTTGGTTACCCGGTGAAACCAGTGGTCATGGAAGCAATACTAGCAAGATCAACATCATCTCCCAAAGGAAGCTCTTTCTTAGAAACATGAACATTCAATATAGCTTGTCTTCCAACTCTATCGGGTGTTTCTACCTAAAAACCAAATTAACCATTTTTCACACAGAATGAAAGCATCCGAAGATAACTGAGCTGCAACTTTGGAGAATCAGTAAAAATAAACTATTAGAAAGATAAATACCAAAAGGGATAAGTAAGAAGACAGACCATAACCACACGATCAAATCTCCCCGGTCGACGAAGTGCTGGATCCAATACATCAGCACGGTTAGTTGCTCCAAGAACGATTACAGCTGAATTACTGTCAAAACCATCCatctcctgcaaaataatataaAACACATGCAATATGAGAGTGAAACCAATGAACGTAAAAGAAGTAACTTTTAACATAATACCGTGAGCAGCTGATTCAAAGTTTGTTCTCGTTCATCGTTGCTGACAATGCGAAACCTACCATCACGGCTCTTCGCTACAGCATCAATCTGGAAAGAAGAAGATAAAGTAAGTGTATAAAACAAGcattgtatatatgtatatattcacAAGGTTAAAATTCCAACCTCGTCTATAAATATGATTGATGGTGCCTCCTTCTTTGCCCTTGCAAAGAGGTCTCGAACACGTGATGCACCCATGCCTACGTAAAGTTCTACAAACTCACTTGCGGAACAACTAATGAATGGTACTTCAGCTTCCCCCGCTACAGCCTTTGCCAATAGCGTCTTACCTGTCCCAGGAAGCCCAACCTGTAAGATACCCAAATCCATTCACATATTAAGCTATCATTGAAGTACAGTATAACAAAAACTGTATTCATGATTTTAGTGCACAATATATAAGCATCAAGCACAATATACTATTTCTCAACATGGGAATATATAAGCAATCTAAACTCACCAAGAGCACACCACGAGGAGGGCGAGCACCAAGCCGTACATATCGGTCAGGATTTCTGAGAAATTCCTAATTAAGTTGATAGTCATAcaacaaaaatagaaaattagaaaaaaaaacctTGGAAAACAGAAAGCCACATGTAGGGCTGCAAACGGACCAAACGTTCAGCGatcagttcgtgaaccgttcagcgggaagttcgtctatgttcgttcgtttaataaatgaatgaacacaaacaagaaattttgttcgtttagttaaatgagcGAACATGAACAGATGCCGCGTTCGTTATTTTTGTTCGtcaacgttcggtaacgtgtttgtttatgttcaatAGTTcgttagtgtttttaatttacatatttttattaaatacttcaaaattctgacaaataaaatatttaataagtatcagtgtattatatattctattCATGAattcttgtttgtgttcgtttgttttcatttgtgttcatgaacattgcttgtgtttgtgttcatgaacgttgtTTACCTAAAATTAACGCACACGAAaacattcatttccttaacgaacgaacacgaacagaaaatcttttttggtaagtgttcatgaacagttcgtgaacacatatattttcttaacaaacgaacacgaacaatttttgttcgtgttcgtttggttcgtttgcagccctagccACATGAGTTGTAATGTCTAAAACCAGAGGCCATGAACTTACTACAATTTCTTCAAGTTCCTCCTTGGCCTCATCAACACCAGCAACATCGGAAAATGTGATGATTTCCCCTTGTTCTGAAACTTTTGACCCACCGGGACCACCTGACTTGCGGTTTCTTAGCTGACCAGGGGTATTCTGTTAAGAGTGCAAACAATCAACCACTCCACACTGTAAAGAAAATTTTGTAGCATGTTAAGCATGATATGAGTGTCTAAAGGCTTCTCGTACCTGAGAAAAGCTTAGAGGGAAACGGTGAAGTAGCCCTGCTAATACAGCAACATAAAACAAAGCTATCTGTGAAACGGAAGTAAAACCTCTAAAATTAGATACAACAGACATCTGAACACTGACCAAAATATACATCAAGTGCAAGCCAAGAATGCAACTTAATGAAATAAACTTAATAATGAGAAACTCGCAACAGAGGGTGGCCCTATTGCAAAAGAAATAATGCAAGCGAGAGATACAACCAGCGATTTCAATCTTTCATGTAGCATAACTAAATAACCTGCTTACTATGGTTTGGTACTATGCGTACTTTAaaatagaagaaaaaaaataaatgagTGGTTATGTTACAAGAATTAAGGAATGCCAAGTGTTCCCACAACTGATCATCTCTGTTTCTTGCATAGCATTGTTATACTTATACAAAAAGTGTTGACTCGCAAAAAATACTTAGGCTCA
The Helianthus annuus cultivar XRQ/B chromosome 6, HanXRQr2.0-SUNRISE, whole genome shotgun sequence genome window above contains:
- the LOC110865547 gene encoding ATP-dependent zinc metalloprotease FTSH 9, chloroplastic → MAALETLRPIIHAQIHINCSNHSYIHTHRNRYRTLQEKSHQFLTKSSLPLRQSTNLYMLNSWGGGLGFLKTNHSNRLRSRLGVNNSSCEHDTESSSGKKSESESDKVSKKNDKGEKKGKRGWGWGKGGGKWRWQPIIQAQEIGVLLLQLGIVMFVMRLLRPGVSLPGSEPRVPTTFVSVPYSEFLSKVGSNQVQKVEVDGVHIMFKLKQEQGAVESELSNKMQDSELLRSVAPTRRIVYTTTRPNDIKTPYEKMLENDVEFGSPDKRSGGFLNSALIALFYVAVLAGLLHRFPLSFSQNTPGQLRNRKSGGPGGSKVSEQGEIITFSDVAGVDEAKEELEEIVEFLRNPDRYVRLGARPPRGVLLVGLPGTGKTLLAKAVAGEAEVPFISCSASEFVELYVGMGASRVRDLFARAKKEAPSIIFIDEIDAVAKSRDGRFRIVSNDEREQTLNQLLTEMDGFDSNSAVIVLGATNRADVLDPALRRPGRFDRVVMVETPDRVGRQAILNVHVSKKELPLGDDVDLASIASMTTGFTGADLANLVNEAALLAGRQNKVVVEKIDFIHAVERSIAGIEKKTAKLQGSEKAVVARHEAGHAVVGTAVSKLLAGQPRVEKLSILPRSGGALGFTYTPPTTEDRYLLFVDELRGRLVTLLGGRAAEEIIYSGRVSTGALDDIRRATDMAYKAIAEYGLNRTIGPISMATLSNGGMDDSGGSGFGKDQGHLVDLVQGEVKLMLQSALDVALSVMRANPTVLEGLGAYLEEKEKVEGEELQEWLKLVVAPAELADFVKGTEGSFLPLQSATPELKQQLL